From Argopecten irradians isolate NY chromosome 12, Ai_NY, whole genome shotgun sequence, one genomic window encodes:
- the LOC138336650 gene encoding serine/arginine repetitive matrix protein 5-like, whose protein sequence is MASFPHQNKDKDNLPSSEQRQLSLIRTKTMTTFPHQNKDKDNLPSSEHQNKDKDNLPSPEQRQRQPSLIRTKTKTTFPHQNKDKDNLPSSEQRQRQPSLIRTKTKTTFPHQNKDKDNLPSSEHQNKDKDNLPSSEHQNKDKDNLPQDIKQDKDNLPSSEHQNKDKDNLPHQNKNKDKDNLPSHQNKDKDNLPSSEQRQRQPSLIRTKTKTQPSLIRTKTKTTFPHRTKKTKNNLPSSEQDKTTFPEQRQRQPSLIRTKKRQQPLIRTKTRQPSLIRTKTKTTFTHQNIRTKTMTTFPHQNKDKDNLPSSEQRQRQPSLIRTKTKATFPHQNKDKDNLPSSEQRQRQPSSSEQRQRQPSSSEQQRQPSLIRTKTKTTFPHQNKDKDNLPSSEQRQRTKTKTTSLIRTKTKTTFSLIRTKTKATFSHQNKDNDNLPSSEQRQRQPSLIRTKTTFPHQNKVNGNLPSSEQRQ, encoded by the coding sequence ATGGCAAGCTTCCCTCATCAGAACAAAGACAAAGACAACCTTCCCTCATCAGAGCAAAGACAACTTTCCCTCATCAGAACAAAGACAATGACAACCTTCCCTCACCAGAACAAAGACAAAGACAACCTTCCCTCATCAGAACATCAGAACAAAGACAAAGACAACCTTCCCTCACCAGAACAAAGACAAAGACAACCTTCCCTCATCAGAACAAAGACAAAGACAACCTTCCCTCATCAGAACAAAGACAAAGACAACCTTCCCTCATCAGAACAAAGACAAAGACAACCTTCCCTCATCAGAACAAAGACAAAGACAACCTTCCCTCATCAGAACAAAGACAAAGACAACCTTCCCTCATCAGAACATCAGAACAAAGACAAAGACAACCTTCCCTCATCAGAACATCAGAACAAAGACAAAGACAACCTTCCTCAAGACATCAAACAAGACAAAGACAACCTTCCCTCATCAGAACATCAGAACAAAGACAAAGACAACCTTCCTCATCAGAACaagaacaaagacaaagacAACCTTCCCTCTCATCAGAACAAAGACAAAGACAACCTTCCCTCATCAGAACAAAGACAAAGACAACCTTCCCTCATCAGAACAAAGACAAAGACACAACCTTCCCTCATCAGAACAAAGACAAAGACAACCTTCCCTCATagaacaaagaaaacaaagaacAACCTTCCCTCATCAGAACAAGACAAGACAACCTTCCCAGAACAAAGACAAAGACAACCTTCCCTCATCAGAACAAAGAAAAGACAACAACCCCTCATCAGAACAAAGACAAGACAACCTTCCCTCATCAGAACAAAGACAAAGACAACCTTCACTCATCAGAACATCAGAACAAAGACCATGACAACCTTCCCTCATCAGAACAAAGACAAAGACAACCTTCCCTCATCAGAACAAAGACAAAGACAACCTTCCCTCATCAGAACAAAGACAAAGGCAACCTTCCCTCATCAGAACAAAGACAAAGACAACCTTCCCTCATCAGAACAAAGACAAAGACAACCTTCCTCATCAGAACAAAGACAAAGACAACCTTCCTCATCAGAACAACAAAGACAACCTTCCCTCATCAGAACAAAGACAAAGACAACCTTCCCTCATCAGAACAAAGACAAAGACAACCTTCCCTCATcagaacaaagacaaagaacaaagacaaagacAACTTCACTCATCAGAACAAAGACAAAGACAACTTTCTCTCTCATCAGAACAAAGACAAAGGCAACTTTCTCTCATCAGAACAAAGACAATGACAACCTTCCCTCATCAGAACAAAGACAAAGACAACCTTCCCTCATCAGAACAAAGACAACCTTCCCTCATCAGAACAAAGTCAATGGCAACCTTCCCTCATCAGAACAAAGACAATGA